The genomic interval CGAACCATGTCGTTTTGAGCGACTTCTACATTGGTACCAGAGAAAATCAACCGGCCATCGTGAATAATATTGGCCCGATCCACCACCGACAGGGTGGCCCGCGGGTTGTGGTCGGTCAGCAAAACGCCCAGCCCACGCTCTTTCAACAGCACAATCAATTTTTGAATGTCCTGAATGGCAATGGGATCAATCCCAGTAAAGGGTTCATCCAGCAACAGGTACTTGGGGTTGGTGGCAATGGCCCGGGCAATCTCCACCCGTCGGCGCTCCCCACCCGAAAGGCTGATAACCGAAGCACTTCTCAGCTTGCTGATGCTGAACTCCTCCAACAGGGTATCAATGCGTTGCTGGCGTTGCTTGGCGGTCAGGGGCTGAAACTCCAGCACCAGGGCCAGGTTTTCTTCCACGCTCAGGCTGCGAAACACAGAAGTTTCCTGCGGCAAGTAGCCAATGCCTGCCCGGGCCCGCTCGTGAATGGGCAAATCGGACATGACTTGCCCATCCAGGGACACCAAGCCCGCATCCGGCTTGACAATGCCGACCACCGAGTAGAACGTGGTGGTTTTACCGGCGCCGTTGGGGCCCAGCAAGCCCACAATCTCTCCCGGATTGATATCGAAAGAGACATCATTCACCACAGGGCGGCCCGCATAGCTTTTACGGAGGTGTTCGACGATGAGAGGCATGGTGTGTGGCGTTCCAAACTAAAGCAGATAAAACGGAGAACCGACCGGAGAAAACATCACCCGACGTAGTTAATAGTCCGATGAATCATCCGAGGGCAGGGACTTTCCAGCACCGCCAGCAGCACCCGCGCCTTTGCCAGCGGGGGTAGCGGTAGCCGGTTGGACCGGCTTGGTAGATTTAAAGTTCACCTTGACGTTACCCACGGCGTCAAAGTTTTTGGGGTTGGTGGTAATGGTGATTTTATCGGCGGTAATCACCCGACCCGGCTCGGTAATGGTGGGCCGCCCGGTCAGGAAAATACGATCCAGATCGTTGCCCTTGAGCTTAAAAGTAGCCTTGGGGCCCACGGCCACATAGTCATCATAAATAATTTTGACATGGCCACTAGCGATCATAATGTCCGAGGACTTGTCGTACTGCTGATAGTCTGAAGTAATGATGACTTTGCGGGGTTTGGGTGCCGCCACCGGGCCAGCGGGCTTGGGGCTGGCCGCTTCTTCTTTCAGGTCAACGTTGGTGGTGACATTATGCTCGGCAATCATGTTGCCCGAATCCACCATAACAGTAATCCGATCGCCGTTAATGACGCTATTTTCCTGCTTGATTTTAGCCCCGCCGGAAAAAATAACGCGCTCGGCCTTGCCATCTGGCTTCATGCGCACGTTGGCCAGAGAACTAAAGGCCTGGGAGCCCTTGTAATCCACCTTGACGTTCCCGCTGGCGGAAACCACCTTGTTTTTATTGTCAAACTCCTGCACATCCGAGCGAATCAGGAACGGATCGGCGGCCACCGTGGCGATGTGGGACACCACATTGCCCAAAGCCCCGTAGCGGTCTTCCGCCAGATAAACTTTGATGATATCACCCACCACGCTATCTTCGCCCACGCTGGGCTTGATACGCTTAAAGGCGGGCCGGTTGAAGAAGTTGGCCACCTGCGGCTTCCCCGCCTCGTCCATATCCACTTCGGCCCGGCTGCCGGTGATTTTCATATCCTGAAAGGCCACTGTGACCCGTCCACTCAGGATATATTTTTTACTTTCCAGATTGTAGGACTGCTTGTCAGCGGTCATACGGATGCTGCTGGTATCCGGGGTAATGGCGGAGGTGGCAGAGGAGGCCAGAATCCAGGGGGATAACAGGGCCGCAAAAGCTACCACGGCAGCTCTTTTATATACAAAGTAATTCATAAACACCTGCAGGGGATTAACCAAAAGAAAAGGGCATTTCTATGGTACGACTTTCTTCTCCACTATGATAGAACAAACCGCTCAATTTGAAAAAAGCAACCCAAGGCCCTCGGCACACGCAGGGCGTCCCGCGTCAAGCACCGGCCGATGAGGCTGTCCAAAGGGATAATGGGGCCAGTTCTGGCAAAAACCGCATGGCAAAAACCCGTATGTTAGAATGGAAACTATGTTTTACAGTCTTCACAAGCAAAATAATACTGCCCTACTCCCGACCGCGACTGCCCAGGGCCACTCCCCCGAGGGGACTTTGGACAAGTGGCCCGCCAGCTATCTGGATGGGTTTCACCCCGTGAACAGCAACCAATGGGAACTGGAAGTCGACGGCCTGGTTGAAAAACCCCAGCGATTTACCTTAAAAGACTTCGCCCAGTTTACCCGCATCCAGCAAAACCGGCGACTGGTGTTTGCCGACGGCTACACCTACCGGGATACCTGGGAAGGGTTTGTGGTGCAGGAATTGCTGCACCGGCTTGTCCCGCTACCGGAAGCGCAATACCTGAAACAAACCAATGCCTGCGGCCAGGTAGAGTACATTGCCCTGAAAGATTTATACGCGCAACGCGCCCTATTCTGCCTGCGGGTTCGGGGGAAAGGGCTACCAGCCACTCATGGCGGGCCACTGCGCCTGATGGTGTTTGACCGCTACGCCCACAAAGGCCTTGGGCAATTGACAAAACTGGAGCTAATTGCCGAGAGCGGCGAAGGCCACTTTGCCAACAAGGGCTATCCTCCCGACGCTTTGATCCAGCCGGGAAGCTACTACGCCTGCGACCTCCAGCGGATGGAAACCATTCAGGCACCGGGCGAAGTATTGCAGTGGTAGCCCACAGACTGGTCGGACAGCCTTCAGGCCGGTGGGCCCACCAAGCGGAAGCAGGGCACCCACGCAGCAGACGACCGGAACGGAATCTTTGCCAACAGCCCCTTTAGGGAACCGAACAGCATTCATATCGTCCTTGCTCAGGGTTAGCACTTTGCAAAATGTATAATATGCGATTGAGGCGTGTTAACTTTTACAAACTTTCATCCACCCTTCAGAAATTGGTCGCCATACCCTGGTTTTATTGGGATAATGTCTTATAGGGTTCTCATTGGCACAGGCCAGCAACAACAAGGCAAATCACACCATGAAGCATCATAAGCCGTCGGCATCCTGGGCTTTTAGACAACAGCTGGCCATTGGGCTGGCAGTCACTGTTGCCGCAGGCACCCTTTCAGCAAGCCCTGTACAGGCCGCTGGCACCACTTCACGGGATTTTTTGCCCCCCATCGCAACCATTAACGCGCGTTTGGTGGAACAGGCCGTCACCAGCACTGATGACCCCCTGGAGCCGGTGGCATTATCCGCCGTGCAGACCCCGGTATTGCACGCCACCCCCAAGGTGGAAATGCTGGACACCGACCTGAGCGCCCAGATTAAAGCCACACAGGTGGAGAACCTGATAGAAATCCAGCGAAAAATCGACGAGGCCGATTTGGAATCCTTGTGGGAAGCCACCGTGGAAAAGAACCCGGTCATCCGGTTCTCTCTGGAAAAACTGGCCACCCCGGCTGATTTACAAAACAAGCAATCCAGCCGGTTTATGACCAAAACCCTGAACATGCTCATATCCGGGGCCACCATGGTGCCAGCCATGCTGCCGGGAAGCGGCATGTACCAGAACATGGGCAGCATGGCCGTGGGTAACGCCCTACAGAATCTGGTGAATGGTAAAACCCAGATCAACCCCAACAGCTTATCCGCCACGGAGCA from Vampirovibrio chlorellavorus carries:
- a CDS encoding LptA/OstA family protein, with product MVAFAALLSPWILASSATSAITPDTSSIRMTADKQSYNLESKKYILSGRVTVAFQDMKITGSRAEVDMDEAGKPQVANFFNRPAFKRIKPSVGEDSVVGDIIKVYLAEDRYGALGNVVSHIATVAADPFLIRSDVQEFDNKNKVVSASGNVKVDYKGSQAFSSLANVRMKPDGKAERVIFSGGAKIKQENSVINGDRITVMVDSGNMIAEHNVTTNVDLKEEAASPKPAGPVAAPKPRKVIITSDYQQYDKSSDIMIASGHVKIIYDDYVAVGPKATFKLKGNDLDRIFLTGRPTITEPGRVITADKITITTNPKNFDAVGNVKVNFKSTKPVQPATATPAGKGAGAAGGAGKSLPSDDSSDY
- the lptB gene encoding LPS export ABC transporter ATP-binding protein — its product is MPLIVEHLRKSYAGRPVVNDVSFDINPGEIVGLLGPNGAGKTTTFYSVVGIVKPDAGLVSLDGQVMSDLPIHERARAGIGYLPQETSVFRSLSVEENLALVLEFQPLTAKQRQQRIDTLLEEFSISKLRSASVISLSGGERRRVEIARAIATNPKYLLLDEPFTGIDPIAIQDIQKLIVLLKERGLGVLLTDHNPRATLSVVDRANIIHDGRLIFSGTNVEVAQNDMVRRTYLGEDFSL
- a CDS encoding molybdopterin-dependent oxidoreductase; its protein translation is MDKWPASYLDGFHPVNSNQWELEVDGLVEKPQRFTLKDFAQFTRIQQNRRLVFADGYTYRDTWEGFVVQELLHRLVPLPEAQYLKQTNACGQVEYIALKDLYAQRALFCLRVRGKGLPATHGGPLRLMVFDRYAHKGLGQLTKLELIAESGEGHFANKGYPPDALIQPGSYYACDLQRMETIQAPGEVLQW